A window of Thunnus thynnus chromosome 17, fThuThy2.1, whole genome shotgun sequence contains these coding sequences:
- the wnt9b gene encoding protein Wnt-9b, whose translation MRSRLPRTACLLRLIALCILLSHTAAYFGLTGREPLVFLPGPFSNEAPTGKAHLKQCEQMTLTKRQKRLCRREPGLAETLRESVRLSLLECRYQFRNERWNCSLDGRGSLLKRAFKETAFLLAVSSAALTHALAKACSSGRMERCTCDDSPGIQHREAWQWGVCGDNLKYSTKFLKKFLGQKRVSKDLRAQVDTHNINVGIRAVKSGLKTTCKCHGVSGSCAVRTCWKQLSPFHDTGRLLKYRYDTAVRVLSVTNTATGETELAGPRRHGQSLRTTDLVYLEDSPSFCRPSRYSPGTGGRSCAKDTSCQSLCCGRGYNTAMRLTSLSCHCQVRWCCQVECQTCVREEEVYTCKNA comes from the exons ATGCGCTCCAGGCTCCCACGGACCGCCTGCCTATTGCGACTCATTGCACTCTGCATCCTTCTCTCGCACACTGCAGCTTATTTTGG GCTGACAGGTCGGGAACCTTTGGTGTTTTTACCGGGTCCGTTCTCCAATGAAGCTCCAACAGGCAAGGCCCACCTGAAGCAGTGCGAGCAGATGACTCTGACCAAGCGGCAAAAGAGACTGTGTCGCAGGGAACCTGGTCTAGCCGAGACGCTGCGTGAGTCAGTGCGCCTCAGCCTGCTGGAGTGTCGATATCAGTTCAGGAATGAGCGCTGGAACTGCAGTCTGGACGGCCGCGGAAGCCTTCTGAAAAGAG CATTCAAGGAGACCGCCTTCCTCCTGGCAGTGTCCTCTGCCGCGTTGACCCATGCCCTCGCCAAAGCGTGCAGCTCAGGTCGAATGGAGAGGTGCACATGTGACGATTCCCCTGGCATCCAGCATCGAGAAGCGTGGCAGTGGGGGGTCTGCGGCGACAACCTGAAATACAGCACCAAGTTCCTCAAGAAGTTCCTCGGCCAAAAGAGGGTCAGCAAGGACCTGAGGGCTCAGGTCGACACCCACAACATCAACGTCGGAATTCGG GCAGTGAAGAGCGGTCTGAAGACAACCTGCAAGTGTCACGGTGTCTCCGGTTCTTGTGCCGTACGGACTTGCTGGAAACAGCTCTCTCCGTTCCATGACACCGGGCGGCTGCTGAAGTACCGGTATGACACCGCAGTGCGAGTGCTGAGTGTCACCAACACAGCCACCGGGGAGACAGAGCTGGCGGGGCCCCGTCGCCACGGCCAGAGCCTGCGCACTACTGACCTGGTCTACCTGGAGGACTCCCCCAGCTTCTGCAGACCCTCCCGATACTCTCCGGGTACAGGCGGCCGCTCGTGCGCCAAAGACACCAGCTGTCAGAGTCTGTGCTGCGGGCGCGGTTACAACACAGCCATGCGCCTCACTAGCCTGTCCTGCCACTGCCAGGTACGCTGGTGCTGCCAAGTGGAGTGTCAGACATgtgtcagagaggaggaggtgtaCACCTGCAAAAACGCATAA